One genomic window of Polyodon spathula isolate WHYD16114869_AA chromosome 8, ASM1765450v1, whole genome shotgun sequence includes the following:
- the LOC121319985 gene encoding protein SCAF11-like isoform X2 encodes MRSNKPKTSDGRDNGEKKSRQEDNDSAVAVNEEVDRCPICLNLLLQQELALPENCCHVFCLSCILKWAETVTSCPIDRKPFQAIYKQDRVLGCMKIPVKKKVNKTELQECSCNKEKEKRKGCLSYCNGTSRGKYSRRPLCPKSCLEDYERKCTYKSYVCCKNQKDSTTAARKNKVSRRTCSQQPVTDFSCISPSNGQTSGTSVANQENCAEFIVEDEPHFRQKRCRLEAQMFPWLAVSTSLTAAGLVRQSFDSCEVLNGVFALRSLLPDATSAANPFAGQFVIGKECVVTCSKGGEKKNTSRASGTKGSKNKAENATNRRRSARNSQTEESPPTQNPNSPQSNHSDSDTSLTNSPAKVTGASKKPEKQTVKKRTEQGAKEERPTKRKTRVATNSKKHCSNSPEESENEEEHMAEEESSEEKGAAELSKVSLTDKELNATAESSNSSRHSEENSPETSMEPINRNDRMEDSSTDETEKNNLPFSPEEAEEDPEAKPFSKKLPPLLPDEDELEDSEDKGPVEKEDSASCCSERALSPKEEDLRSLEAKSPIGKANSDCSEPPSPPSEEDMELEAKSPLEKADSVSQSSEQPYSPADEIGNLDAKSVNEDNESETEERTTKKQKESEDQKPRSYPRDPEELHDSETEYSIDCRSKADEPGEPTNLEESVLQVKTLEEKDPAHADSKETESPESGENKTREYFSEDNTEMVSMECDSPSRDHELKTEQRGGVENTNSVTIKPYTVNQMAKNNTMDEKSEEKTSEITTEQRETEKRENRQRRSRFHSPSTTWSPKRQGKRERRRSRSRSRGRDSPSASRRRSRSRSRDRESDKDGQKNDGSRRERSRERGERRGRRHSRSRSRTRGRVSSSDRAERGGHSPRRRDRGSNDNWRNSRGNDRHRRNDQDWQSDLFGKETSESDNGGTEIPSERSRTENPDWVKEKIKADLDTSNDSRWEEHKNNGPRGDSWTRNISPSWKSDCGSGSSRGGYRGGFGQGDQSENRWQSRNSLSGTPNNSGNDSYSRFNENRLNRRKGEQDFTTEPPVDRSGWSSASSWAVRRTLPADVQNYYSRRGRNLSGSQGGWMKPEEETPVQDPNFSEQTSQPSDGQQLPVNVMHHQLNVIPQPMTILPYPVGVHPSTLNMQPNPFNMAHQLPVHIHSGGPLLQVAAPATQGLPPPPPPPPPSQQANFMASQTDGKQPQVVTSAQGGNTFSAPLLPAPSKAPGSAVQGAANVILSSSRTQASTAGKPFMSKETVTIEANADSSKKEKKCQIQEKAVQEVKLAIKPYYQNKDITKDEYKEIVRKAVEKVCQSKSGEVNSGKVANLVKAYVDKYKHARKNKAEDHGKC; translated from the exons ATGAGAAGCAACAAGCCAAAGACTTCAGATGGAAGAGATAATG GTGAAAAAAAGAGTAGACAGGAGGATAATGATAGTGCTGTTGCAGTGAATGAAGAAGTAGACAGGTGTCCCATCTGTCTCAACCTCCTCTTGCAGCAGGAGTTGGCTCTCCCTGAGAACTGCTGTCATGTCTTCTGCCTAAGCTGTATTCTGAAATGGGCAGAA ACTGTCACTTCCTGCCCTATTGACCGTAAGCCTTTCCAAGCAATTTACAAACAAGATCGTGTACTGGGCTGCATGAAG ATTCCAGTaaagaaaaaagtgaataaaacagAGCTACAGGAATGTAGCTgcaacaaagagaaagaaaaaagaaaaggctgcTTGTCATATTGCAACGGCACATCAAG gggaaagTATTCAAGAAGGCCTCTGTGTCCCAAGTCTTGTTTGGAAGATTATGAGAGAAAATGTACAT ataaGTCTTATGTTTGTTGTAAAAACCAAAAGGATTCTACAACAGCTGCAAGAAAGAATAAG GTCAGTAGAAGGACCTGTTCACAGCAACCTGTTACAGATTTCTCCTGCATTTCTCCGTCGAATGGCCAGACCAGTGGCACCTCTGTAGCAAATCAAGAGAATTG TGCAGAATTCATAGTTGAAGATGAACCCCACTTTAGACAGAAGAGGTGCAGACTGGAAGCACAGATGTTTCCTTGGCTGGCTGTTTCCACTTCTCTCACAGCAGCCGGGTTGGTAAG ACAAAGCTTTGATTCCTGTGAGGTGCTTAATGGCGTGTTTGCTTTGAGATCACTATTACCAGATGCTACCTCTGCAGCAAATCCTTTTGCAGGACAATTTG TCATTGGCAAAGAGTGTGTAGTAACCTGTTCCAagggaggagagaaaaaaaatacttcaagagCATCTGGTACAAAAGGTTCAAAAAATAAAGCAGAGAATGCAACAAACAGAAGGAGATCTGCCAGAAACAGCCAAACTGAAGAGTCTCCTCCAACGCAAAATCCAAATTCTCCTCAGTCTAACCACTCTGACTCGGATACATCGCTTACAAACAGTCCCGCAAAAGTAACTGGTGCTTCAAAAAAACCTGAAAAGCAAACTGTAAAGAAAAGGACCGAGCAAGGTGCTAAAGAGGAGCGTCCAACTAAGAGAAAAACCAGAGTAGCTACAAATTCTAAAAAACACTGTTCCAATAGTCCTGAGGAAAGTGAAAATGAGGAGGAGCATATGGCTGAAGAGGAGTCATCAGAGGAGAAAGGAGCAGCTGAACTTTCAAAGGTGTCACTTACAGACAAGGAACTAAATGCAACTGCTGAAAGCAGCAACTCCAGCAGACACTCTGAAGAGAATAGTCCTGAAACCTCAATGGAGCCAATAAACAGAAATGACCGAATGGAAGATAGCAGCACTGATGAGACAGAGAAAAATAACCTTCCTTTCTCACCTGAGGAGGCGGAGGAGGACCCAGAAGCTAAACCATTTAGCAAAAAACTACCACCATTGTTGCCTGATGAAGATGAATTGGAAGACTCTGAGGACAAAGGTCCTGTGGAAAAGGAAGACTCTGCCTCCTGCTGCAGTGAGCGTGCCTTATCACCCAAAGAAGAGGACTTACGAAGCTTGGAAGCTAAAAGTCCCATAGGGAAAGCTAATTCTGATTGCAGCGAGCCTCCTTCCCCACCGTCTGAGGAAGACATGGAATTGGAGGCTAAAAGTCCTCTTGAGAAAGCTGACTCTGTTTCCCAGAGCAGTGAACAGCCTTACTCACCTGCAGATGAAATTGGCAACTTGGATGCTAAAAGTGTCAATGAGGACAATGAATCTGAAACTGAAGAACGtactactaaaaaacaaaaagaaagtgaagacCAAAAACCTAGGAGCTACCCGCGGGATCCGGAGGAATTGCATGACTCTGAAACAGAATATTCAATAGACTGTAGAAGTAAAGCTGATGAGCCAGGTGAACCCACCAATTTGGAGGAATCTGTTTTACAAGTAAAAACATTGGAAGAAAAAGATCCTGCCCATGCTGATTCCAAAGAGACAGAATCCCCAGAAagtggagaaaacaaaacaagagaataTTTTTCTGAGGATAACACTGAGATGGTGTCAATGGAGTGTGACTCGCCAAGCAGAGATCatgaattaaaaacagaacagagGGGTGGGGTTGAAAATACCAACTCTGTGACTATAAAACCATATACCGTCAACCAGAtggcaaaaaataatacaatggaTGAGAAATCCGAAGAGAAGACTTCAGAGATTACCACTGAACAAAGAGAGACAGAAAAGAGAGAGAATCGGCAACGCAGATCTCGGTTTCATTCTCCTTCCACTACCTGGTCTCCAAAGAGGCAAGGTAAAAGAGAGCGTAGAAGATCAAGATCTAGATCTAGGGGTCGAGACTCTCCTTCAGCTTCCAGACGCAGGTCTAGATCACGTAGTAGAGACAGAGAAAGTGACAAAGATGGACAAAAAAATGATGGTTCTAGAAGAGAGCgcagcagggagagaggagaaagaagagGTAGGAGGCATTCAAGGAGCCGATCAAGAACACGTGGTAGAGTTTCCTCTTCAGACAGAGCTGAGAGGGGTGGTCATTCTCCTCGGAGAAGAGATAGGGGGTCCAATGACAACTGGAGAAATTCCAGGGGCAATGATAGGCACAGGAGAAATGACCAGGATTGGCAAAGTGATCTGTTTGGCAAAGAAACATCTGAATCTGACAATGGAGGAACTGAAATTCCATCTGAAAGGAGCAGAACAGAAAATCCAGACTgggtgaaagaaaaaataaaagctgatcTGGATACATCAAATGATTCAAGATGGGaagaacacaaaaataatggGCCAAGAGGTGATTCCTGGACCCGTAATATTAGCCCAAGTTGGAAATCAGATTGTGGGAGTGGGAGTAGCCGTGGTGGGTATAGAGGTGGTTTTGGACAAGGAGACCAATCGGAAAACCGTTGGCAATCTAGAAATTCTCTCTCAGGGACACCAAACAATTCAGGGAATGACTCTTACAGCAGATTCAATGAGAATCGGCTGAATAGACGAAAAGGTGAACAGGACTTTACAACCGAGCCTCCTGTAGATCGGTCTGGCTGGTCCTCTGCATCCAGCTGGGCTGTAAGGAGGACTCTACCTGCTGATGTGCAAAATTACTATTCCAGAAGAGGAAGGAACCTATCTGGTTCACAAGGTGGATGGATGAAACCAGAGGAAGAGACACCTGTGCAAG atCCAAACTTCAGTGAACAAACCAGTCAACCCAGTGATGGCCAACAGCTACCTGTAAATGTGATGCATCACCAGCTGAATGTAATCCCGCAGCCAATGACTATATTGCCATACCCTGTAGGTGTCCATCCCTCAACATTGAATATGCAGCCCAATCCGTTCAACATGGCCCATCAGTTACCTGTGCATATTCATTCAGGAGGGCCACTCCTGCAGGTAGCTGCTCCAGCCACTCAGGGTTTACCtcctccaccccctcctcctccaccatCTCAGCAAGCAAACTTCATGGCCTCGCAAACTGATGGAAAGCAACCACAG GTAGTGACCAGTGCGCAGGGGGGGAACACGTTCAGTGCACCTCTCTTGCCTGCGCCGTCAAAAGCTCCGGGAAGTGCAGTTCAGGGAGCAGCTAATGTAATTCTATCATCGTCAAGAACCCAGGCCAGCACAGCTGGAAAACCTTTTATGAGTAAAGAAACGGTGACAATTGAAGCAAATGCAGACAGTTCCAAGAAAGAAAAG AAATGTCAAATTCAGGAAAAAGCTGTACAAGAAGTGAAACTGGCCATCAAACCATATTACCAAAACAAGGATATTACCAAGGATGAATATAAAGAGATTGTCCGCAAAGCAGTAGAAAAG GTTTGTCAAAGCAAGAGTGGAGAAGTCAACTCTGGTAAAGTGGCAAATCTGGTTAAGGCATATGTTGATAAATACAAGCATGCCCGCAAGAATAAGGCAGAAGACCATGGAAAATGTTGA
- the LOC121319985 gene encoding protein SCAF11-like isoform X3 — MRSNKPKTSDGRDNGEKKSRQEDNDSAVAVNEEVDRCPICLNLLLQQELALPENCCHVFCLSCILKWAETVTSCPIDRKPFQAIYKQDRVLGCMKIPVKKKVNKTELQECSCNKEKEKRKGCLSYCNGTSRGKYSRRPLCPKSCLEDYERKYKSYVCCKNQKDSTTAARKNKVSRRTCSQQPVTDFSCISPSNGQTSGTSVANQENCAEFIVEDEPHFRQKRCRLEAQMFPWLAVSTSLTAAGLVRQSFDSCEVLNGVFALRSLLPDATSAANPFAGQFEVIGKECVVTCSKGGEKKNTSRASGTKGSKNKAENATNRRRSARNSQTEESPPTQNPNSPQSNHSDSDTSLTNSPAKVTGASKKPEKQTVKKRTEQGAKEERPTKRKTRVATNSKKHCSNSPEESENEEEHMAEEESSEEKGAAELSKVSLTDKELNATAESSNSSRHSEENSPETSMEPINRNDRMEDSSTDETEKNNLPFSPEEAEEDPEAKPFSKKLPPLLPDEDELEDSEDKGPVEKEDSASCCSERALSPKEEDLRSLEAKSPIGKANSDCSEPPSPPSEEDMELEAKSPLEKADSVSQSSEQPYSPADEIGNLDAKSVNEDNESETEERTTKKQKESEDQKPRSYPRDPEELHDSETEYSIDCRSKADEPGEPTNLEESVLQVKTLEEKDPAHADSKETESPESGENKTREYFSEDNTEMVSMECDSPSRDHELKTEQRGGVENTNSVTIKPYTVNQMAKNNTMDEKSEEKTSEITTEQRETEKRENRQRRSRFHSPSTTWSPKRQGKRERRRSRSRSRGRDSPSASRRRSRSRSRDRESDKDGQKNDGSRRERSRERGERRGRRHSRSRSRTRGRVSSSDRAERGGHSPRRRDRGSNDNWRNSRGNDRHRRNDQDWQSDLFGKETSESDNGGTEIPSERSRTENPDWVKEKIKADLDTSNDSRWEEHKNNGPRGDSWTRNISPSWKSDCGSGSSRGGYRGGFGQGDQSENRWQSRNSLSGTPNNSGNDSYSRFNENRLNRRKGEQDFTTEPPVDRSGWSSASSWAVRRTLPADVQNYYSRRGRNLSGSQGGWMKPEEETPVQDPNFSEQTSQPSDGQQLPVNVMHHQLNVIPQPMTILPYPVGVHPSTLNMQPNPFNMAHQLPVHIHSGGPLLQVAAPATQGLPPPPPPPPPSQQANFMASQTDGKQPQVVTSAQGGNTFSAPLLPAPSKAPGSAVQGAANVILSSSRTQASTAGKPFMSKETVTIEANADSSKKEKKCQIQEKAVQEVKLAIKPYYQNKDITKDEYKEIVRKAVEKVCQSKSGEVNSGKVANLVKAYVDKYKHARKNKAEDHGKC; from the exons ATGAGAAGCAACAAGCCAAAGACTTCAGATGGAAGAGATAATG GTGAAAAAAAGAGTAGACAGGAGGATAATGATAGTGCTGTTGCAGTGAATGAAGAAGTAGACAGGTGTCCCATCTGTCTCAACCTCCTCTTGCAGCAGGAGTTGGCTCTCCCTGAGAACTGCTGTCATGTCTTCTGCCTAAGCTGTATTCTGAAATGGGCAGAA ACTGTCACTTCCTGCCCTATTGACCGTAAGCCTTTCCAAGCAATTTACAAACAAGATCGTGTACTGGGCTGCATGAAG ATTCCAGTaaagaaaaaagtgaataaaacagAGCTACAGGAATGTAGCTgcaacaaagagaaagaaaaaagaaaaggctgcTTGTCATATTGCAACGGCACATCAAG gggaaagTATTCAAGAAGGCCTCTGTGTCCCAAGTCTTGTTTGGAAGATTATGAGAGAAAAT ataaGTCTTATGTTTGTTGTAAAAACCAAAAGGATTCTACAACAGCTGCAAGAAAGAATAAG GTCAGTAGAAGGACCTGTTCACAGCAACCTGTTACAGATTTCTCCTGCATTTCTCCGTCGAATGGCCAGACCAGTGGCACCTCTGTAGCAAATCAAGAGAATTG TGCAGAATTCATAGTTGAAGATGAACCCCACTTTAGACAGAAGAGGTGCAGACTGGAAGCACAGATGTTTCCTTGGCTGGCTGTTTCCACTTCTCTCACAGCAGCCGGGTTGGTAAG ACAAAGCTTTGATTCCTGTGAGGTGCTTAATGGCGTGTTTGCTTTGAGATCACTATTACCAGATGCTACCTCTGCAGCAAATCCTTTTGCAGGACAATTTG AAGTCATTGGCAAAGAGTGTGTAGTAACCTGTTCCAagggaggagagaaaaaaaatacttcaagagCATCTGGTACAAAAGGTTCAAAAAATAAAGCAGAGAATGCAACAAACAGAAGGAGATCTGCCAGAAACAGCCAAACTGAAGAGTCTCCTCCAACGCAAAATCCAAATTCTCCTCAGTCTAACCACTCTGACTCGGATACATCGCTTACAAACAGTCCCGCAAAAGTAACTGGTGCTTCAAAAAAACCTGAAAAGCAAACTGTAAAGAAAAGGACCGAGCAAGGTGCTAAAGAGGAGCGTCCAACTAAGAGAAAAACCAGAGTAGCTACAAATTCTAAAAAACACTGTTCCAATAGTCCTGAGGAAAGTGAAAATGAGGAGGAGCATATGGCTGAAGAGGAGTCATCAGAGGAGAAAGGAGCAGCTGAACTTTCAAAGGTGTCACTTACAGACAAGGAACTAAATGCAACTGCTGAAAGCAGCAACTCCAGCAGACACTCTGAAGAGAATAGTCCTGAAACCTCAATGGAGCCAATAAACAGAAATGACCGAATGGAAGATAGCAGCACTGATGAGACAGAGAAAAATAACCTTCCTTTCTCACCTGAGGAGGCGGAGGAGGACCCAGAAGCTAAACCATTTAGCAAAAAACTACCACCATTGTTGCCTGATGAAGATGAATTGGAAGACTCTGAGGACAAAGGTCCTGTGGAAAAGGAAGACTCTGCCTCCTGCTGCAGTGAGCGTGCCTTATCACCCAAAGAAGAGGACTTACGAAGCTTGGAAGCTAAAAGTCCCATAGGGAAAGCTAATTCTGATTGCAGCGAGCCTCCTTCCCCACCGTCTGAGGAAGACATGGAATTGGAGGCTAAAAGTCCTCTTGAGAAAGCTGACTCTGTTTCCCAGAGCAGTGAACAGCCTTACTCACCTGCAGATGAAATTGGCAACTTGGATGCTAAAAGTGTCAATGAGGACAATGAATCTGAAACTGAAGAACGtactactaaaaaacaaaaagaaagtgaagacCAAAAACCTAGGAGCTACCCGCGGGATCCGGAGGAATTGCATGACTCTGAAACAGAATATTCAATAGACTGTAGAAGTAAAGCTGATGAGCCAGGTGAACCCACCAATTTGGAGGAATCTGTTTTACAAGTAAAAACATTGGAAGAAAAAGATCCTGCCCATGCTGATTCCAAAGAGACAGAATCCCCAGAAagtggagaaaacaaaacaagagaataTTTTTCTGAGGATAACACTGAGATGGTGTCAATGGAGTGTGACTCGCCAAGCAGAGATCatgaattaaaaacagaacagagGGGTGGGGTTGAAAATACCAACTCTGTGACTATAAAACCATATACCGTCAACCAGAtggcaaaaaataatacaatggaTGAGAAATCCGAAGAGAAGACTTCAGAGATTACCACTGAACAAAGAGAGACAGAAAAGAGAGAGAATCGGCAACGCAGATCTCGGTTTCATTCTCCTTCCACTACCTGGTCTCCAAAGAGGCAAGGTAAAAGAGAGCGTAGAAGATCAAGATCTAGATCTAGGGGTCGAGACTCTCCTTCAGCTTCCAGACGCAGGTCTAGATCACGTAGTAGAGACAGAGAAAGTGACAAAGATGGACAAAAAAATGATGGTTCTAGAAGAGAGCgcagcagggagagaggagaaagaagagGTAGGAGGCATTCAAGGAGCCGATCAAGAACACGTGGTAGAGTTTCCTCTTCAGACAGAGCTGAGAGGGGTGGTCATTCTCCTCGGAGAAGAGATAGGGGGTCCAATGACAACTGGAGAAATTCCAGGGGCAATGATAGGCACAGGAGAAATGACCAGGATTGGCAAAGTGATCTGTTTGGCAAAGAAACATCTGAATCTGACAATGGAGGAACTGAAATTCCATCTGAAAGGAGCAGAACAGAAAATCCAGACTgggtgaaagaaaaaataaaagctgatcTGGATACATCAAATGATTCAAGATGGGaagaacacaaaaataatggGCCAAGAGGTGATTCCTGGACCCGTAATATTAGCCCAAGTTGGAAATCAGATTGTGGGAGTGGGAGTAGCCGTGGTGGGTATAGAGGTGGTTTTGGACAAGGAGACCAATCGGAAAACCGTTGGCAATCTAGAAATTCTCTCTCAGGGACACCAAACAATTCAGGGAATGACTCTTACAGCAGATTCAATGAGAATCGGCTGAATAGACGAAAAGGTGAACAGGACTTTACAACCGAGCCTCCTGTAGATCGGTCTGGCTGGTCCTCTGCATCCAGCTGGGCTGTAAGGAGGACTCTACCTGCTGATGTGCAAAATTACTATTCCAGAAGAGGAAGGAACCTATCTGGTTCACAAGGTGGATGGATGAAACCAGAGGAAGAGACACCTGTGCAAG atCCAAACTTCAGTGAACAAACCAGTCAACCCAGTGATGGCCAACAGCTACCTGTAAATGTGATGCATCACCAGCTGAATGTAATCCCGCAGCCAATGACTATATTGCCATACCCTGTAGGTGTCCATCCCTCAACATTGAATATGCAGCCCAATCCGTTCAACATGGCCCATCAGTTACCTGTGCATATTCATTCAGGAGGGCCACTCCTGCAGGTAGCTGCTCCAGCCACTCAGGGTTTACCtcctccaccccctcctcctccaccatCTCAGCAAGCAAACTTCATGGCCTCGCAAACTGATGGAAAGCAACCACAG GTAGTGACCAGTGCGCAGGGGGGGAACACGTTCAGTGCACCTCTCTTGCCTGCGCCGTCAAAAGCTCCGGGAAGTGCAGTTCAGGGAGCAGCTAATGTAATTCTATCATCGTCAAGAACCCAGGCCAGCACAGCTGGAAAACCTTTTATGAGTAAAGAAACGGTGACAATTGAAGCAAATGCAGACAGTTCCAAGAAAGAAAAG AAATGTCAAATTCAGGAAAAAGCTGTACAAGAAGTGAAACTGGCCATCAAACCATATTACCAAAACAAGGATATTACCAAGGATGAATATAAAGAGATTGTCCGCAAAGCAGTAGAAAAG GTTTGTCAAAGCAAGAGTGGAGAAGTCAACTCTGGTAAAGTGGCAAATCTGGTTAAGGCATATGTTGATAAATACAAGCATGCCCGCAAGAATAAGGCAGAAGACCATGGAAAATGTTGA